One genomic region from Antedon mediterranea chromosome 3, ecAntMedi1.1, whole genome shotgun sequence encodes:
- the LOC140044696 gene encoding mediator of RNA polymerase II transcription subunit 31-A-like → MAASGEQGRGTFLRGGAVDKFARGIAKTAEVEHENLRFQVELEFVQCLANPHYLNFLAQRGFFKDPKFINYLVYLQYWRKSEYAKFLKYPQCLHFLELLQYEHFRKELVNSQCAKFIDDQQLLHWQHYARKRIRLQQMQLEAHQQRQQQQQPQQSGSAQPMMQQGNDVPPLQQLQNHQNQK, encoded by the exons ATGGCGGCCTCCGGTGAACAGG gCCGAGGCACCTTCTTAAGAGGTGGAGCAGTTGATAAGTTTGCAAGAGGTATCGCCAAAACTGCAG AGGTCGAGCATGAAAACCTAAGATTTCAAGTTGAGCTGGAGTTTGTGCAGTGCCTCGCCAATCCACATTATCTGAACT tTCTTGCTCAACGAGGTTTTTTCAAGGATCCTAAATTCATCAATTATTTAGTGTACTTGCAGTATTGGCGTAAATCAGAATACGCCAAGTTTCTCAA ATACccacaatgtttacattttcttgAGCTCCTTCAGTATGAACACTTCAGAAAAGAACTTGTTAATTCTCAGTGCGCCAAGTTCATCGATGACCAGCAGTTACTGCACTGGCAGCATTATGCACGAAAGAGAATCCGTCTTCAACAGATGCAGCTGGAAGCTCACCAGCAAAGACAACAGCAGCAGCAACCACAACAGAGTGGATCTGCTCAACCGATGATGCAGCAAGGAAATGATGTGCCACCTCTTCAACAGCTTCAAAATCACCAAAACCAGAAATGA
- the LOC140043645 gene encoding tripartite motif-containing protein 2-like, translating to MSAETVLTFFDEKDLECSICLKRFTDPKALECLHTYCLKCLQYLMRKHGKIRCPKCCKAYTLKNDDLKHLQCNETIRYLVEFVEKIESEKPETCSRCEDRPQHYCSECEMYMCRQCIQQHKTENHSLYTLDTDIEEQGQDLPNCQNHPDKKLEDYCRTCKLTACEDCKHIVRCYRNQHKVIPMLTALNEINQTVIETMKTAEEIKGKLNERLDVITKEKSDSESDFSFSRTAIEFQEITIIKKVKQETKIMMANLTHIYKEKGNIIDREVKNIESKLTQVTSLMDSIKKTMNKPTETENLASYQTIINAVRNAAAADELDQSFAKTRNTPKFIPSQKLVDLMNHEGIGRLITVGGVYKVNKEDENISVTKGQPFSVRVSSQAENDVGPLTATLSNSLGEKSATEVAHKKGEYTVTGRCKEGDWHMDITDGDKSHVIGSPVSIKVEALGLVNTIDNISEYKKNDKRQKVIDVVLDTDGCMLVSSCNSKDLIKFDQSGCFVSKIQIPQRVKVNRMHQLGNGHMVYSDYVDKCVVMCDNQYHEIQTFGKVLLQKPDGITVNKKTRMLYVADRECHCVFKFNIDDGSLLGKIGSEGSKPGQMKTPMDIALTKDGHVFVADCDNSRIQMFDANDKLIKILIGYGEEDGKVWGPQGIILDMDENIIASSNHKLQLFDQNGKFIKRIDNKDDWLDVPAGIAVISQRPRRVVVANHRANNVKIFNY from the coding sequence ATGTCTGCTGAAACAGTATTGAcgttttttgatgaaaaagatCTGGAATGTTCCATCTGTCTAAAAAGATTCACAGATCCAAAAGCACTTGAGTGTCTTCATACTTACTGCCTTAAATGCCTGCAATATTTGATGAGAAAACACGGCAAGATACGATGTCCAAAATGCTGTAAGGCATACACTCTAAAGAATGATGATTTGAAACATTTGCAGTGCAATGAAACAATACGTTATCTGGTTGAATTTGTTGAGAAGATTGAATCTGAAAAACCAGAAACATGCTCAAGATGTGAAGATCGACCTCAGCACTATTGTTCTGAATGTGAAATGTATATGTGTAGGCAGTGTATCCAACAGCATAAGACGGAGAACCATTCACTGTACACACTGGATACAGACATAGAAGAACAAGGTCAAGATTTACCAAATTGCCAAAATCACCCTGATAAAAAACTGGAAGATTACTGTCGTACATGTAAACTTACTGCATGTGAAGATTGTAAACATATTGTCCGTTGTTATAGAAATCAACATAAGGTGATTCCAATGCTGACTGCTCTGAATGAGATTAATCAAACGGTTATTGAAACTATGAAGACAGCTGAAGAAATTAAGGGAAAACTAAATGAGAGATTAGATGTTATCACTAAAGAAAAATCAGATTCTGAATCTGATTTCTCGTTTAGCAGAACGGCGATAGAATTTCAAGAGATTACAATCATCAAAAAGGTGAAGCAAGAAACTAAGATAATGATGGCAAATCTTACacatatatataaagaaaaaGGCAACATTATCGATCgtgaagttaaaaatattgaatCAAAGCTGACACAAGTAACCTCATTGATGGactcaattaaaaaaacaatgaataaaCCAACAGAAACAGAAAACCTTGCATCATACCAGACAATTATCAATGCAGTTAGGAATGCCGCTGCAGCAGATGAATTGGATCAATCATTTGCTAAAACAAGAAATACACCAAAGTTTATTCCATCTCAAAAGCTGGTTGACTTGATGAATCATGAAGGTATTGGTAGACTTATCACTGTTGGTGGTGTATACAAGGTTAATAAAGAAGACGAGAACATTTCAGTCACAAAAGGGCAGCCATTTAGTGTGAGAGTATCAAGCCAAGCAGAGAATGATGTTGGTCCATTAACAGCCACACTAAGCAACTCATTAGGTGAGAAATCAGCCACTGAAGTAGCACATAAAAAGGGAGAGTACACAGTAACAGGTAGATGCAAGGAAGGAGACTGGCACATGGATATTACTGATGGAGATAAGTCACACGTCATCGGTTCACCAGTGAGTATCAAGGTGGAAGCTCTTGGACTTGTAAATACCATAGATAACATATCAGAGTATAAAAAAAACGATAAAAGACAAAAAGTGATAGATGTAGTATTAGATACTGATGGATGTATGTTAGTGTCAAGCTGTAACAGTAAAGATCTAATAAAGTTCGATCAATCAGGTTGCTTTGTTTCTAAGATACAAATACCACAACGTGTCAAAGTCAATCGCATGCATCAATTAGGCAATGGTCACATGGTGTATAGTGATTATGTAGACAAATGTGTTGTAATGTGTGATAATCAATATCATGAAATCCAAACCTTTGGTAAAGTATTATTGCAAAAGCCAGATGGAATAACAGTAAACAAAAAGACCAGGATGTTATATGTAGCAGACCGTGAATGTCACTGTGTGTTTAAATTCAATATTGATGATGGTAGTCTACTGGGTAAGATAGGTTCTGAAGGTAGTAAACCAGGTCAAATGAAAACACCAATGGATATTGCTTTAACAAAAGATGGTCATGTGTTTGTTGCTGATTGTGATAATAGCAGAATACAAATGTTTGATGCTAATGATAAGTTGATTAAAATCCTAATAGGATATGGTGAAGAAGATGGTAAAGTCTGGGGTCCTCAAGGTATAATCCTAGATATGGATGAGAATATAATAGCATCCAGTAATCATAAACTACAACTATTTGATCAAAATGGTAAATTCATTAAACGAATAGATAACAAAGATGATTGGTTGGATGTCCCAGCAGGGATTGCTGTAATCTCACAAAGACCACGACGAGTTGTAGTGGCAAACCACAGAGcaaacaatgtaaaaatatttaattattaa